The proteins below are encoded in one region of Limnochorda pilosa:
- a CDS encoding anti-sigma factor: MKERCREVQERLLELSPAELASRPDLARHLEACPECRDFWGEWEHLGSALQAADLAEPVDRGRIALAMARADARANERREGDEGRRPLSRDLVPSLLLGTAILGLQVGCWSFWGLVGLAGLQAVSALLLPLAVLGAGRSDFGRAGGEDA, encoded by the coding sequence ATGAAGGAGCGCTGCCGGGAGGTTCAGGAAAGGCTTCTGGAGCTGTCGCCCGCGGAGCTTGCCTCCCGTCCGGACCTGGCTCGGCACCTGGAGGCCTGCCCGGAATGCCGGGATTTCTGGGGGGAGTGGGAGCACCTTGGCTCCGCCCTTCAGGCCGCCGACCTGGCGGAACCCGTCGACCGCGGCCGCATCGCCCTGGCCATGGCCCGGGCCGATGCCCGCGCGAACGAACGGAGGGAGGGCGACGAAGGCCGCCGCCCGCTCTCCCGCGACCTGGTCCCTTCCCTCCTGCTGGGCACCGCCATCCTTGGGCTCCAGGTGGGGTGCTGGAGCTTTTGGGGCCTGGTGGGCCTGGCAGGGCTTCAAGCGGTCTCGGCGCTCCTCCTGCCGCTGGCGGTGCTGGGCGCGGGCCGGAGCGACTTCGGACGAGCCGGGGGGGAGGACGCGTGA